A section of the Meles meles chromosome 8, mMelMel3.1 paternal haplotype, whole genome shotgun sequence genome encodes:
- the LOC123948558 gene encoding olfactory receptor 10V1-like: MEEENRTGVVYFHFHPFSTDPAVARLIFVALLLLFLGSLVGNITIGLTIWRDHSLHTPMYFFLFVLAMLEIGYSTNIAPLTLASVLSMGQMLISLPACGTQMFFFVLLGGSDCVLLAVMAYDRYVAICHPLHYNLIVSWRLCGQMTLGSLGLGFLLSLPLTILNCRLPFCGRNEIYHFFCDMPAVMRLACADTRVYEAAVYAIGVAAVAVPFLLICLSYGCIVATLLRMNSAKGKHRAFSTCSSHLIVVLLQYGSCTLIYLRPSSSYSPEEGRAVSVVYTFFSPLLNPLIYSIRNQEVTDAVRRLSARMCWFRKPEIFLARKNIAQTRSSGMI, from the coding sequence ATGGAAGAGGAAAACCGGACAGGAGTGGTCTACTTCCACTTCCACCCTTTCTCAACAGACCCAGCAGTGGCTCGCCTCATATTTGTGGCCCTCTTGCTGTTGTTCTTAGGAAGTCTTGTTGGAAACATCACCATTGGGCTCACCATCTGGAGAGATCACTCCCTGCATACCCCGatgtacttcttcctttttgttctggCCATGCTGGAAATTGGCTACTCTACCAACATTGCTCCACTGACACTTGCTAGCGTCCTGTCCATGGGGCAGATGCttatctctctccctgcctgtgggaCCCAGATGTTCTTCTTCGTCCTTCTTGGAGGGTCTGACTGTGTCTTGCTTGCTGTCATGGCCTACGACAGGtatgtggccatctgtcaccCACTGCATTACAACCTCATCGTGAGTTGGCGGCTCTGTGGGCAGATGACTTTAGGTTCTTTGGGGCTGGGATTCCTGTTGTCACTGCCTTTGACCATTCTGAACTGCCGCCTTCCATTCTGTGGCCGGAATGAGATCTACCACTTCTTCTGTGACATGCCTGCAGTCATGCGCCTGGCCTGTGCAGACACCCGTGTGTATGAGGCTGCTGTCTATGCCATCGGTGTGGCCGCCGTGGCTGTCCCCTTCCTCCTTATCTGCCTCTCCTACGGCTGCATCGTGGCCACCCTCCTGAGGATGAATTCAGCTAAGGGAAAGCACCGGGCTTTCTCCACCTGTTCCTCCCACCTCATCGTGGTTCTCCTGCAGTATGGGAGCTGCACTCTTATCTACCTTCGCCCCAGCTCCAGCTACTCCCCAGAAGAGGGCCGGGCAGTGTCTGTTGTCTACACCTTTTTTTCACCGTTGCTAAACCCCTTGATCTACAGCATAAGGAATCAAGAGGTGACTGATGCAGTAAGGAGACTTTCGGCAAGAATGTGCTGGTTCAGGAAACCAGAAATATTCCTTGCTAGAAAAAATATTGCCCAAACCAGGAGTAGTGGCATGATCTGA
- the LOC123947950 gene encoding olfactory receptor 10V1, whose protein sequence is MEEINKTSKIQFFFRPFSTDPKIQMGIFVSFLVMYLASLSGNITVAVLIQINHSLHIPMYFFLANLAVLEIFYTSAIAPLALANLLSMGKTPVSIPGCGTQMFFFVFLGGADCVLLAVMAYDRFVAICYPLRYTYIMSWLLCVELIVGSLVLGFLLSLPLTILIFHLPFCNNNEIYHFYCDMPAVMRLACADTHVHETALYIISFIVLSIPLSLISISYVFIVAAILRIRSVEGRHRAFSTCSSHILVVLLQYGCTSFIYLSPGSSYSPEMGRMVSVVYTFITPILNPLIYSIRNKELKDALRKALRKF, encoded by the coding sequence atggaagaaataaataaaacttcaaagaTACAGTTCTTCTTTCGTCCATTCTCCACTGACCCTAAGATACAGATGGGGATTTTTGTGTCCTTCCTGGTGATGTACCTGGCCAGCCTCAGTGGAAACATCACTGTTGCGGTCCTTATTCAGATCAACCACTCCCTCCACatccccatgtacttcttcctggctAACCTGGCAGTTCTGGAAATCTTCTATACATCTGCTATTGCCCCCCTGGCCTTGGCAAACCTCCTTTCAATGGGCAAAACTCCCGTTTCCATCCCTGGATGTGGGACCcagatgtttttctttgtcttcttgggTGGAGCTGATTGTGTCCTGCTTGCAGTCATGGCTTATGACCGGTTCGTGGCAATCTGTTATCCTTTAAGATACACCTACATCATGAGCTGGCTCTTGTGTGTGGAACTGATAGTAGGGTCCCTGGTGCTGGGGTTCCTGCTTTCACTGCCACTGACTATTTTAATCTTCCATCTCCCATTCTGCAACAACAACGAGATCTACCACTTCTACTGTGACATGCCTGCAGTCATGCGTCTGGCCTGTGCAGACACACATGTTCACGAGACTGCCCTGTATATCATCAGCTTCATCGTCCTAAGCATCCCCCTGTCATTAATCTCCATCTCCTACGTCTTCATCGTGGCAGCCATTCTACGGATCCGGTCAGTAGAAGGGCGCCACCGAGCCTTCTCCACGTGTTCCTCTCACATCTTAGTGGTCCTCCTGCAgtatggctgcaccagctttatATACTTGTCCCCCGGTTCCAGCTACTCTCCTGAGATGGGCCGGATGGTGTCCGTGGTCTACACCTTCATCACTCCCATTCTAAACCCCTTGATCTACAGTATAAGGAACAAGGAACTGAAAGATGCCCTAAGGAAGGCACTGAGGAAGTTCTAG